One Campylobacter pinnipediorum subsp. caledonicus genomic window carries:
- a CDS encoding flagellar FliJ family protein — protein MTNKFSSIVRVKKQILDKVEAKLAKARNNVRTCELNIQTAKDRLSQTLLPKTGNISELRQELHLINIMKNDILLLNEKLNIAQKEVMHFTHQYKNANLEYEKMKYLEQEEFKKEIKKIKQKEMMELDEFATIKFSSQRTDI, from the coding sequence ATGACAAATAAATTTAGCTCTATAGTGCGTGTAAAAAAACAGATTTTAGATAAAGTTGAGGCGAAATTGGCAAAAGCTAGAAATAATGTGCGTACTTGTGAGCTAAATATTCAAACAGCGAAAGATAGACTTTCGCAAACCTTGCTTCCAAAAACTGGAAATATAAGTGAATTGAGACAAGAGCTTCACTTAATAAATATAATGAAAAATGATATTTTGTTGTTGAATGAAAAGTTAAATATAGCCCAAAAAGAGGTTATGCACTTTACTCATCAATATAAAAATGCTAATTTAGAATATGAGAAAATGAAATACTTAGAACAAGAAGAATTTAAAAAAGAAATCAAAAAGATAAAGCAAAAAGAGATGATGGAATTAGATGAATTTGCTACAATAAAATTTAGTTCTCAAAGGACTGATATATGA
- the gatC gene encoding Asp-tRNA(Asn)/Glu-tRNA(Gln) amidotransferase subunit GatC, producing MNIDDKLLDKLEKLSSIKIKDEKREEIKQQLSEIVSFVDILNELDLSKDNAVVSITSGGTPLREDKITASYVIDDVLKNSPSREVNFFVVPKIIE from the coding sequence GTGAATATAGATGATAAATTGCTTGATAAACTAGAAAAACTTTCCTCAATAAAAATAAAAGATGAAAAGAGAGAAGAGATAAAACAGCAACTTAGCGAAATAGTATCTTTTGTTGATATTTTAAATGAGCTTGATTTAAGTAAAGATAATGCAGTCGTAAGTATTACAAGTGGCGGAACACCTTTAAGAGAGGATAAAATTACCGCATCTTATGTTATAGATGATGTTTTAAAAAATTCCCCATCTAGAGAAGTGAATTTTTTTGTGGTTCCAAAAATAATAGAATAA
- a CDS encoding adenylosuccinate synthase, whose protein sequence is MRKADIVVGVQWGDEGKGKIVDMLSQNYDMVCRSQGGHNAGHTIWVDGVRYALHLMPSGILHENIVNIIGNGVVVNPEVLIAEMAQFDNIKGRLYISDKAHLNLNHHSLVDQAKERLKGEKAIGTTGKGIGPTYADKISRTGHRVGELLEPERLCESLMSDFEANKTIFEALGVKIPNEQELLADLKRYKEALEPYIANTTQIVWEAIDKNKKVLLEGAQGTLLDIDHGTYPYVTSSNTISAGACTGLGLNPKEIGDVVGVIKAYSTRVGFGPFPTEDNTKYGDMLCEIGKEFGTTTGRKRRCGWFDAVSVKYASRLDAVDKYALMKLDVLDGFDTIKICKAYQYKGETIDYVPTDLENVAPIYEEIPGWGKTAGITRYDDLPENAKRYIERIEELTGVKIGLISTSPERSDTIIK, encoded by the coding sequence ATGAGAAAAGCTGATATAGTGGTTGGCGTGCAATGGGGAGATGAAGGTAAAGGAAAGATAGTAGATATGCTATCTCAAAATTATGATATGGTTTGTCGTTCTCAAGGTGGCCATAATGCTGGCCATACAATATGGGTAGACGGTGTAAGATATGCTCTTCATCTAATGCCAAGTGGTATTTTGCATGAAAACATAGTTAATATAATAGGCAATGGAGTTGTTGTAAATCCAGAAGTTTTGATAGCAGAAATGGCTCAATTTGACAATATAAAAGGCAGACTTTATATAAGTGATAAGGCTCATTTGAATTTAAATCATCATAGTTTGGTCGATCAAGCAAAAGAGAGATTGAAAGGCGAAAAAGCAATAGGAACAACTGGAAAAGGCATAGGGCCAACTTATGCTGATAAAATAAGCAGAACAGGACATAGAGTTGGAGAACTTTTAGAACCAGAAAGACTTTGTGAGTCTTTGATGAGTGATTTTGAGGCAAATAAGACAATTTTTGAGGCACTTGGCGTTAAAATTCCAAATGAGCAAGAGCTTTTGGCTGATCTAAAACGCTACAAGGAAGCATTAGAACCGTATATAGCAAATACTACTCAAATTGTTTGGGAGGCTATAGACAAAAATAAAAAAGTGTTATTAGAAGGTGCGCAAGGCACTCTTTTAGATATAGATCATGGAACATATCCTTATGTAACTAGCTCAAATACTATAAGTGCTGGAGCTTGTACAGGACTTGGTCTAAATCCAAAAGAAATAGGCGATGTTGTAGGTGTTATTAAGGCATATAGCACACGAGTTGGTTTTGGACCTTTTCCAACAGAAGATAATACGAAATACGGCGATATGCTTTGTGAGATAGGTAAAGAGTTTGGAACTACCACGGGAAGAAAAAGACGTTGCGGTTGGTTTGATGCTGTTAGTGTAAAATATGCTTCAAGACTAGATGCCGTTGATAAATACGCGCTTATGAAACTTGATGTTTTGGATGGATTTGATACGATAAAAATATGCAAAGCTTATCAATACAAAGGCGAAACAATAGACTATGTTCCTACTGATTTAGAAAATGTTGCGCCTATATATGAAGAGATTCCTGGATGGGGTAAAACAGCTGGTATTACTAGATATGATGACCTACCAGAAAATGCAAAAAGATATATAGAAAGAATAGAAGAGCTTACGGGTGTTAAAATAGGACTTATATCAACAAGCCCTGAAAGAAGCGATACTATTATCAAATGA
- a CDS encoding EAL domain-containing protein: MLTSNIDEAKYQLRVFNFKIQKTIDDSFDKIKKQVEFYGQIINSNADIFSLENIKDYSIHDYFKALYVLDKDKNIIYEKKFSNSSHINFNTPWIDRLKNKRYVISNFVFNDDKVLDTFFVAYNISFDFILVAEVDVNYIKSNINKIIQKEEKSAFVLDYNGNYIGGVYGEHGYKKDDYQDPQNIDKLFVDDKDVIFHYFDMSSELSEYMSDYNLFVVSQELNNKSILIHLIVIFFAFVTLILYTVSTLINLKFVKNKIIFPVKAISDFLKDKELEQECDSPLEDFKSIKLGIKGLYEKIDSLNGMLDDYKTRFGYIFEKSPLILLLYDAYSGKIIDASNAALKFYCYSYDEITSITMTEISNVNFENDLFFRKNLIEDSENKIALRTTHKTKNGKVLDVECKSSVINLKDSRYVFLTVEDVGYYKRVEQNSDIVYKSVSFFKNIIMISSKDDPFFIKYATNNIKNILDIDYNNILLKGLDIRDIIFESERVSFANEINLNKRLFLNIHAAKDKISSIYKVIKNKDEIIPFKIETKFLKDTDGKFKGAVYSISDCLEQQTVKEKYENEINQYKNIILASDVATWDYNSKLKTIRINSKFASLLGFDNQDSMSFNEDKMRHLIVDEFESFDKFFSSIKSENNTFKTDIKLYTINKDIIWLSLSGRALEVDKNENPIFISGVVENITDKKLAFIYQDLVAKLFSYSKDGILILDLEWNITDANDTFLLLSGYLKEETLGSNISLLKSKFNDSETYDKIISDVEKNGQWYGKMWFKYKNSEDCLHFVNITSIDDADNNFSCYAVIISSVGEIKNNQDYLEHIAYHDPLTKLPNRFLFSQKLEELIRTTKNNKEVAIAYLDLDGFKEINDTYGHKAGDKFLTDISSRIDSIFYEKDMFARIGGDEFVAIILYEKFGEVYEFVENILRITREEVCHEGVKLKISASIGVSMRSIENRVTPENLLDQADWAMYQAKLSGKNRYYVFDITKDRHFKNQYEDNNKILTALSNDEFFMEYQPEIDIRTNKILSYEALIRWKRNGEMAYPNDFFPLIKKQKVIDDLSFFSLSSSLKAQSEWSAKGVDAGVCVNLSIEQICKPLFFEKFKNLISQDKKLNPGALQIEIIDANSTPSLEYASKFLHKYKRFGVKFVLDDFASKSSSFDALELLPIDKIKIDKNICTYMFFNKKAFITVRMLKNLSDIFDKHATIKNLQDISTLKVLIGLGFYTFQGNFFQKPISIEEIVDYKFKGIEGLDFNNHIDDNKFNELKDCIMLKEYAQSIINHLVNKDFNSDEDSFEGIRQEILTKLNTQDNSYKNISSIIVESLNTSDKEESLHLARLANIECMKILDIGQK; this comes from the coding sequence ATGTTAACATCAAATATAGATGAAGCAAAATACCAGCTTAGGGTTTTTAATTTTAAAATACAAAAAACCATAGATGATAGTTTTGATAAGATAAAAAAACAAGTTGAATTTTATGGTCAAATCATAAATTCAAATGCAGATATTTTTTCTTTGGAAAATATCAAGGATTATTCTATTCATGATTATTTTAAAGCTTTATATGTTCTAGATAAAGATAAAAATATTATTTATGAAAAAAAATTTAGCAATTCTTCTCATATAAATTTTAATACTCCTTGGATTGATAGACTTAAAAACAAAAGATATGTAATATCAAATTTTGTGTTTAATGATGATAAAGTATTGGACACTTTTTTTGTTGCATATAATATCTCATTTGATTTTATATTGGTTGCTGAAGTAGATGTAAACTATATAAAATCTAATATAAATAAAATTATACAAAAAGAAGAAAAGTCAGCTTTTGTTTTAGATTATAATGGTAATTATATAGGTGGTGTTTATGGCGAACATGGTTATAAAAAGGATGACTATCAAGACCCTCAAAATATAGATAAATTATTTGTTGATGACAAAGATGTTATTTTTCATTATTTTGATATGAGTTCCGAACTTTCGGAATATATGAGTGACTATAATTTATTTGTTGTAAGCCAAGAATTAAACAACAAAAGCATATTGATTCATCTTATAGTAATTTTCTTTGCGTTTGTTACTTTGATTTTATATACCGTAAGCACACTTATTAATTTGAAATTTGTAAAAAATAAAATTATTTTCCCTGTTAAAGCTATTTCTGATTTTTTAAAAGATAAAGAATTGGAACAAGAATGTGACAGTCCTTTAGAAGACTTTAAATCAATAAAATTAGGCATAAAAGGATTGTATGAAAAAATTGATAGCTTAAATGGAATGTTGGATGATTACAAGACAAGATTTGGTTATATATTTGAAAAAAGTCCTTTGATTTTACTTCTTTATGATGCATATAGCGGAAAAATAATTGATGCTAGTAATGCGGCTTTAAAATTTTATTGTTATTCTTACGATGAGATAACTTCTATCACTATGACTGAAATATCTAATGTAAATTTTGAAAATGATTTATTTTTTAGAAAAAATTTAATTGAAGACAGCGAGAACAAAATAGCATTAAGAACAACTCATAAAACAAAAAATGGAAAAGTTCTAGATGTTGAATGTAAATCTAGTGTGATAAATTTAAAAGATTCAAGATACGTATTTTTAACAGTTGAAGATGTTGGTTATTATAAAAGAGTAGAACAAAATAGCGATATCGTGTATAAGTCTGTGTCTTTTTTTAAAAATATTATTATGATTTCAAGCAAAGATGATCCTTTTTTTATCAAATATGCAACTAACAATATTAAAAATATACTAGATATAGATTATAATAATATTCTTTTAAAAGGTCTTGATATAAGGGATATTATTTTTGAATCCGAAAGGGTATCTTTTGCGAATGAGATTAATCTTAATAAGCGATTATTTTTAAATATACATGCAGCGAAAGATAAAATAAGCTCAATTTATAAAGTAATAAAAAATAAAGATGAGATTATTCCTTTTAAAATAGAAACTAAATTTCTGAAAGATACAGATGGTAAATTTAAAGGAGCTGTTTATTCTATCAGTGATTGCTTGGAACAACAAACTGTCAAAGAAAAGTATGAAAACGAAATTAATCAATACAAAAATATTATATTAGCTTCAGATGTTGCTACTTGGGACTATAATTCAAAATTAAAAACCATTAGGATTAATAGCAAGTTTGCATCATTATTGGGGTTTGACAATCAAGATAGCATGTCTTTTAATGAAGACAAAATGAGGCATTTGATTGTTGATGAATTTGAATCATTTGACAAGTTCTTTTCTTCTATAAAATCTGAAAACAACACGTTTAAGACAGATATTAAACTCTACACTATCAATAAAGATATTATATGGTTGAGCTTGAGTGGTAGAGCTTTGGAAGTTGATAAAAATGAAAATCCTATTTTTATCAGCGGGGTGGTTGAAAATATTACAGACAAGAAGTTAGCCTTTATATATCAAGATTTGGTTGCAAAGTTGTTTTCTTACTCAAAAGATGGAATATTAATTCTTGATTTAGAGTGGAATATCACAGATGCAAATGATACTTTTTTATTGCTAAGTGGTTATCTAAAAGAAGAAACTTTGGGCTCAAATATTAGTTTACTTAAATCAAAATTTAATGATAGTGAGACATACGATAAAATTATATCTGATGTTGAAAAAAATGGTCAATGGTATGGTAAAATGTGGTTTAAGTATAAAAACAGTGAAGATTGTTTGCATTTTGTAAATATAACATCGATAGATGATGCTGATAATAATTTTTCTTGCTATGCTGTCATAATATCAAGTGTTGGTGAAATTAAAAATAATCAAGACTATTTAGAACATATTGCATATCACGATCCTTTAACAAAACTGCCTAATAGATTTTTATTTTCACAAAAGCTCGAAGAGCTAATTAGAACTACAAAAAATAACAAAGAAGTTGCTATTGCTTATCTTGATTTAGATGGTTTTAAAGAGATTAATGATACTTATGGGCATAAAGCCGGAGATAAGTTTTTGACTGATATTTCATCTCGTATTGATTCTATTTTTTATGAAAAAGATATGTTTGCAAGAATTGGTGGAGATGAGTTTGTTGCTATCATACTTTATGAAAAATTTGGAGAAGTTTATGAATTTGTTGAAAACATACTTCGTATTACCAGAGAAGAGGTTTGCCATGAAGGTGTCAAATTAAAGATTAGTGCTAGTATAGGTGTAAGTATGCGTAGTATTGAAAATAGAGTTACACCAGAAAATCTTTTAGATCAAGCAGATTGGGCTATGTATCAAGCAAAACTTAGTGGTAAAAATCGCTATTATGTGTTTGATATTACCAAAGATAGACATTTTAAAAATCAGTATGAGGATAATAATAAAATTTTAACAGCTTTATCTAATGATGAATTTTTTATGGAATATCAGCCAGAAATTGATATAAGAACGAATAAGATTCTTAGCTATGAAGCCTTGATAAGATGGAAAAGAAATGGAGAAATGGCTTATCCTAATGATTTCTTTCCGTTGATTAAAAAACAAAAAGTTATAGATGATTTGTCATTTTTCTCGTTAAGCAGCTCTTTAAAAGCACAAAGTGAATGGAGCGCAAAAGGCGTTGATGCAGGTGTGTGTGTAAATTTAAGTATAGAACAAATTTGCAAGCCTTTGTTTTTTGAGAAATTTAAAAATCTAATAAGTCAAGATAAAAAGTTAAACCCTGGCGCATTACAGATAGAAATAATTGATGCTAATTCAACTCCAAGTTTGGAGTATGCTAGTAAATTTTTACATAAATATAAAAGATTTGGTGTTAAGTTTGTGCTAGACGATTTTGCATCAAAATCAAGTTCTTTTGATGCTTTAGAGCTTTTACCTATAGATAAGATAAAGATAGATAAAAATATATGTACATATATGTTTTTTAATAAAAAAGCATTTATAACGGTTAGAATGCTTAAGAATTTATCCGATATTTTTGATAAACATGCAACCATAAAAAACCTACAAGATATAAGCACTCTTAAAGTGCTGATCGGTCTTGGTTTTTATACCTTTCAGGGTAATTTCTTTCAAAAACCAATAAGTATTGAAGAGATAGTTGATTATAAATTTAAAGGAATAGAAGGGTTGGATTTTAATAATCATATAGATGATAATAAATTTAATGAATTAAAAGATTGTATAATGCTAAAAGAGTATGCTCAGAGTATAATAAATCATCTTGTTAATAAAGATTTCAATAGTGATGAAGATAGTTTTGAGGGTATCAGACAAGAGATATTAACAAAGCTTAATACACAAGATAATTCTTATAAAAATATAAGTAGTATAATTGTAGAAAGTTTAAATACATCAGATAAAGAGGAGTCTTTGCATTTGGCTAGATTAGCAAATATAGAGTGTATGAAAATTTTAGATATTGGTCAAAAATAA
- the dapE gene encoding succinyl-diaminopimelate desuccinylase encodes MIELLSTLLKFKSITPDDDGILDFIQDYMGDFKAKRIDKNGVKNLLLTKEFSPKGVHFAFAGHVDVVPAGDGWDSDPFSPTTKDDYIYARGAQDMKSGVAAFLYACKKIKNFNGKISIILTSDEEGDAIYGTKEVLKYMKDVDELPDFALVAEPTCNEKFGDSVKIARRGSVNGSFVIKGLQGHVAYPNKCVNPIHQLAKVIDKIADHDMDSGSEFFEPSKIVITDIRGGMQVCNVTAGDVKVMFNVRNSNLTTLNDIKTYIQNTLSDFDFELDIKQSSNYYFTDKDSLIVKKLCESINEVLGVKPLLNSKGGTSDARYLSEFGVNVVEFGVINDRIHSINERVKISEIRQLCSIFEKLLIKF; translated from the coding sequence GTGATAGAATTGCTGTCAACATTGTTAAAATTTAAATCAATAACACCAGATGACGATGGTATTTTAGATTTTATACAAGATTATATGGGCGATTTTAAAGCTAAAAGAATAGATAAAAATGGTGTTAAAAATTTACTTCTAACAAAAGAATTTAGTCCAAAAGGTGTCCATTTTGCCTTTGCAGGACATGTTGATGTCGTTCCTGCTGGAGATGGATGGGATAGTGATCCTTTTTCCCCAACTACAAAAGATGATTATATTTATGCTAGGGGCGCTCAAGATATGAAAAGCGGAGTAGCTGCATTTTTATATGCTTGTAAAAAAATAAAAAATTTTAATGGAAAAATAAGTATCATATTAACAAGCGATGAAGAGGGCGATGCTATATATGGGACTAAAGAAGTATTAAAGTATATGAAAGATGTTGATGAGCTACCAGATTTTGCTTTAGTTGCAGAGCCGACATGCAATGAAAAATTTGGAGATAGCGTTAAGATAGCAAGAAGAGGATCTGTAAATGGTAGCTTTGTTATAAAAGGTTTACAAGGTCATGTCGCATATCCAAATAAATGCGTAAATCCTATACATCAACTTGCAAAGGTAATAGACAAAATAGCAGATCATGATATGGATAGTGGAAGTGAGTTTTTTGAGCCAAGTAAGATTGTGATTACTGATATTCGTGGTGGAATGCAAGTTTGTAATGTAACGGCAGGTGATGTTAAAGTTATGTTTAATGTAAGAAACTCAAATTTAACAACACTTAATGACATAAAAACATATATACAAAATACACTTAGTGATTTTGATTTTGAGTTGGATATAAAGCAAAGCTCTAATTATTATTTTACAGATAAGGATAGTTTGATTGTAAAAAAACTATGTGAAAGCATAAATGAAGTTCTTGGTGTAAAACCTTTGTTAAATTCCAAAGGCGGTACAAGTGATGCTAGATATTTGTCTGAATTTGGTGTAAATGTTGTTGAGTTTGGTGTTATAAATGATAGAATTCACTCTATAAATGAAAGAGTTAAGATAAGTGAGATTAGGCAACTTTGTAGTATTTTTGAAAAGCTATTAATTAAATTTTAA
- a CDS encoding MotE family protein has product MKNIFYIFIFLCSFVYADDASVDCNQIFEARKGEILKELDRIDEQRQALEAFRASVKSLYDEKISNLNKKELDINSTLKTIENKKKEIDTLIEKNNKILQELKNMTTDKVSASYAKMKDQAAADILSDMSVAQAASIMYALEPKKISAIMAKMQPNVASDITIMLTKGPPFKDIKKQDEKQAPEGNILDF; this is encoded by the coding sequence ATGAAAAATATATTTTATATTTTTATATTTTTATGTAGTTTTGTATATGCTGATGATGCATCTGTTGATTGCAATCAAATTTTTGAAGCAAGAAAAGGCGAGATATTAAAAGAGCTTGATAGGATTGATGAGCAAAGACAAGCTTTAGAGGCATTTAGAGCTAGTGTTAAGTCTTTGTATGATGAAAAAATATCAAATTTAAACAAAAAAGAATTAGATATAAACTCTACTTTAAAAACGATAGAAAATAAAAAAAAAGAAATAGACACTCTAATAGAAAAAAATAATAAAATTTTACAAGAATTAAAAAATATGACAACTGATAAAGTTAGTGCTTCATATGCAAAGATGAAAGATCAGGCGGCAGCAGATATTCTTTCTGATATGAGTGTAGCGCAAGCTGCTAGTATCATGTATGCCCTTGAGCCTAAAAAAATATCTGCCATAATGGCTAAAATGCAACCAAATGTTGCCTCTGATATAACTATAATGCTTACTAAAGGACCACCGTTTAAAGACATTAAAAAACAAGATGAGAAACAAGCCCCGGAAGGAAATATTTTAGATTTTTAG
- a CDS encoding type IV pilus twitching motility protein PilT — MDNLEVRSNINTDIETLLKTVVFNKASDLHLITNAEPQIRIDGVLRPLELGVLHGKDIENLCYALITDTQKSELETNKELDFAIELPNIGRFRGNYYYTNNGELAAAFRIIPLDVPSLDQLKSPAVFKELIRREKGLILVTGPTGSGKSTTLAAMLNEINLRERKHIITVEDPVEFVHENKKSLFSYRNIGTDTQSYARALKYALRQDPDIILVGELRDRETVSTAITAAETGHLVFGTLHTNSAIQTINRIVDSFDGSEQVQIRNMLSISLATIISQSLIPKVGGGRVAVHEIFLNNAATSNLIRENKIHQVYSQMQLNQQQTGMQTQTQALLKALKSGYITKENALRYSTNQTELSNLINSGI, encoded by the coding sequence ATGGATAATCTGGAAGTAAGAAGTAATATAAATACAGATATCGAAACTTTATTAAAAACAGTTGTCTTTAATAAAGCAAGTGATTTGCATCTTATAACTAACGCAGAACCTCAAATAAGAATAGATGGTGTTTTAAGGCCTTTGGAACTCGGTGTTTTACATGGTAAAGATATAGAAAATCTTTGTTATGCTCTTATAACAGATACTCAAAAAAGCGAACTTGAAACTAATAAAGAACTTGACTTTGCAATAGAGTTGCCAAATATAGGTCGTTTTAGGGGTAATTATTATTATACGAATAATGGTGAATTGGCAGCAGCTTTTCGTATCATTCCTTTAGATGTGCCATCTTTGGATCAATTAAAATCCCCTGCTGTTTTTAAAGAACTTATAAGAAGAGAAAAAGGTCTTATTCTTGTTACTGGACCAACAGGAAGCGGAAAATCAACAACTCTTGCGGCTATGTTAAATGAAATAAATTTAAGAGAGCGAAAGCATATAATTACCGTTGAGGATCCAGTTGAGTTTGTTCATGAAAATAAAAAATCTTTATTTTCATATAGAAATATAGGTACTGACACACAATCTTATGCAAGAGCCTTAAAATATGCATTGCGCCAAGATCCAGATATTATACTTGTTGGTGAGTTGAGAGACAGAGAGACTGTTTCAACTGCTATTACGGCTGCCGAAACTGGACACTTGGTTTTTGGAACACTGCATACAAACTCAGCAATACAGACTATAAATAGAATTGTTGATAGTTTCGATGGTAGCGAGCAAGTTCAGATTAGAAATATGCTCAGTATATCACTCGCCACTATTATATCTCAGAGTCTTATACCAAAAGTTGGTGGGGGCAGGGTGGCTGTTCATGAAATTTTCTTAAACAATGCTGCAACTTCGAATCTTATTCGTGAAAATAAGATCCACCAAGTTTATTCACAAATGCAATTAAACCAGCAACAAACTGGTATGCAGACACAAACACAGGCGTTGTTAAAAGCTTTAAAAAGTGGCTATATAACAAAGGAAAATGCTCTAAGGTATTCTACAAACCAAACAGAGCTTTCAAATTTAATTAATTCGGGAATATAA
- a CDS encoding type III pantothenate kinase yields the protein MILCDIGNTNATFCEDGKISQIGIDKFKEYKPNQKVYYICVNDQIQKIIKEQKYFINLEPYYKIDTIYQGLGIDRIAACSNITNGVVVDAGSAITVDIMLNSLHIGGYILPGIAHMLKAYENISPRLKIPINSQIDLDAFPQRTTDAISYGIIKPIITLLEKVAFGQNVYFTGGDGQFLSKFFKNAIYDRMLVFRSMQKIINEKVLAC from the coding sequence ATGATTTTATGTGATATAGGCAATACAAATGCTACTTTTTGTGAAGATGGTAAAATATCACAAATTGGTATAGATAAATTTAAAGAATACAAGCCAAATCAAAAAGTTTATTACATATGTGTAAATGACCAAATACAAAAAATAATTAAAGAACAAAAATATTTTATAAATTTAGAGCCTTACTATAAAATAGATACAATATATCAAGGTTTAGGAATAGATAGAATAGCAGCATGTTCTAATATAACAAATGGTGTTGTTGTGGATGCTGGAAGTGCTATAACTGTTGATATCATGCTAAACTCTCTACATATAGGTGGATATATTTTACCAGGAATAGCTCATATGTTAAAAGCTTATGAAAATATATCGCCTAGACTCAAAATACCAATAAACTCACAAATAGATCTAGATGCTTTTCCACAGCGAACAACAGATGCTATAAGCTATGGAATAATAAAACCCATAATAACGCTACTAGAAAAGGTTGCTTTTGGACAAAATGTATATTTTACTGGTGGTGATGGACAATTTTTATCAAAATTTTTTAAAAATGCAATATATGATAGAATGCTTGTTTTTAGATCTATGCAAAAAATTATAAACGAAAAAGTATTAGCATGTTGA
- a CDS encoding L-seryl-tRNA selenium transferase: MKKLLILASISIVLIISGCSTKRQYFEPEKVDMNAKFDSSLDSKITHTSISGATLENGEIITIDGINKNIKLPKGFKLLGVDNNNVIASDIYGELKVINKKDNSDVFSKKFPEAIVSAAIENNLLAAVSAANSIYLIDIYSAKTMMEYKSEDVFAIDSRVAQPLFLNSIIIYPSLDGKIYVTQKNGQIIKDIVISSESFFNNIIYLDVIDDYMIAATAKKIMVITPSQTVFLNKEIKNILRNEKDIYIFEKDGTVTKTDLTLTKLADTYFKFAIFSNATVVNNKLYIVEKTGYIFQTDLNLKNQNIIKINSEIQDKIFVAKDILYHDKEYMKFE; this comes from the coding sequence ATGAAAAAATTATTAATATTAGCTAGTATATCTATAGTCTTAATAATCTCTGGATGTAGCACAAAAAGACAATATTTTGAGCCAGAAAAAGTAGATATGAACGCTAAATTTGACTCATCTTTAGACTCAAAAATAACACATACAAGTATTTCAGGAGCCACATTAGAAAATGGGGAAATCATAACAATTGATGGAATTAATAAAAATATTAAGCTACCAAAAGGTTTTAAACTTCTTGGTGTTGACAATAACAATGTCATAGCAAGTGATATATATGGCGAATTAAAAGTTATAAACAAGAAAGATAATAGCGATGTCTTTTCAAAAAAATTCCCTGAAGCTATAGTTTCTGCAGCAATAGAAAACAATCTTTTAGCTGCCGTAAGTGCGGCAAATAGTATTTATTTGATAGACATATATTCAGCTAAAACAATGATGGAATACAAATCAGAAGATGTTTTTGCAATTGATTCTAGAGTTGCTCAACCACTATTTTTAAACTCAATAATTATATATCCTTCGCTAGATGGAAAAATTTATGTAACACAAAAAAATGGACAAATTATAAAAGACATAGTAATAAGCTCTGAATCATTTTTTAATAATATAATATATCTAGATGTTATAGATGATTACATGATAGCAGCTACCGCGAAGAAAATTATGGTTATAACACCTAGTCAAACTGTCTTTTTAAATAAAGAAATTAAAAATATATTAAGAAATGAAAAAGATATTTATATATTTGAAAAAGATGGAACAGTAACAAAAACCGACCTAACATTGACAAAATTAGCAGATACTTATTTTAAATTTGCTATTTTTTCAAATGCAACCGTTGTAAACAACAAATTATATATAGTGGAAAAAACTGGATATATTTTCCAAACTGATTTAAACTTAAAAAATCAAAATATTATTAAAATAAATAGCGAAATACAAGATAAAATTTTTGTTGCAAAAGATATTTTATATCATGATAAAGAGTATATGAAGTTCGAATAA